One window from the genome of Fulvivirga lutea encodes:
- a CDS encoding GAF domain-containing protein, giving the protein MSKQIQTNSFPFSTKLNLAPLVQYWEANLESNNIFQLYPTDRIKELIKAAPELKEPIEDLDSLKNHKELLGLLMSAIMPPALMETEFAAALVPFNFIGFYATPGYRRLLPLDKIRTDITSSFKDNDMEAAKIFRACLFVLNKFYGTDLKFDQPVLITIPDLETKLDRIYKVEFNLQFAEVIKKKPLKPLSKEQIQILMSDIYNTELWLEYIEPDRFEFQGFSLCHLVEVTEGEMLSRIKYDLLKKDAVICPNSFESIQQKIRSIFNLPQMQLGLSFFDIDNNIMSNQGMSGWNSFMMPNQQEKLSCDYFVGSIYDKANDLKRPVIIEDLEAMPDKSHIEKELIKKGIKNVAVAPIMYDNNVIGMLELGTPYVGKLNAISASKMEAVLPMFSAAVHRVLEEMKTEVRALIQEECTAIHPSVEWRFLQEGYDILGKRMSGRKEAFGSIVFDNVYPLYGMSDIRNSSLERNTAIQQDLKQNLNEAKKVLKAIAEKKNMPILSEIEFRINKEVEKIAKGLNSGDESSVIDFLKNEIVPAFDHFKNGDESLNKIINNYENLLDPTLGVVYNKRKDFEESLTQINKVISDYLEEVELEAQNIFPHYFEKYKTDGVEYNIYMGQSMVNDREFSPLYLNNFRLWQLIVMCEIAAKVEGLKSNLSKPLDITQLILVHGEPLSIKFRKDEKHFDVDGAYNIRYEIVKKRIDKAFILDTEERLTQPGKIAIVYTQQKEREEYTRYIQYLQSVGYLKDTVEHLELEELQGAHGLKAIRVEVNGKAEPKEFGSEVIQSVLEAIEAE; this is encoded by the coding sequence ATGAGTAAACAAATACAGACTAATAGTTTTCCATTTAGTACAAAATTAAATTTAGCCCCACTGGTTCAGTATTGGGAAGCTAATTTGGAAAGCAACAATATATTCCAACTTTATCCGACCGATCGCATTAAAGAGTTGATCAAAGCTGCTCCTGAATTAAAGGAGCCTATTGAGGATTTGGATTCCCTTAAAAATCATAAAGAACTTTTAGGGCTTTTGATGAGTGCCATTATGCCTCCGGCTTTAATGGAAACAGAATTTGCCGCAGCGTTAGTGCCTTTTAATTTCATAGGATTTTACGCTACACCGGGCTATAGAAGACTATTGCCTTTGGATAAAATTAGAACGGACATCACTTCTAGTTTTAAGGATAATGATATGGAAGCGGCCAAAATTTTCAGGGCGTGTTTGTTTGTTCTTAACAAATTCTATGGCACAGACCTTAAGTTTGATCAGCCCGTGCTCATTACCATTCCGGACCTGGAAACAAAGTTGGATAGAATTTATAAAGTAGAATTCAACCTTCAGTTTGCAGAGGTAATTAAGAAGAAGCCTCTCAAGCCACTATCTAAGGAGCAGATTCAAATTCTGATGAGCGACATTTATAACACAGAGTTGTGGTTGGAATATATAGAGCCTGACCGATTTGAATTTCAGGGCTTTAGCCTTTGCCATTTGGTAGAGGTAACTGAAGGGGAGATGCTTTCTAGAATTAAGTATGATTTACTTAAGAAGGATGCAGTAATCTGCCCAAATAGCTTCGAATCCATTCAACAAAAAATACGATCTATTTTTAATCTTCCCCAAATGCAGTTGGGGCTATCGTTCTTCGATATTGATAATAACATCATGTCGAACCAGGGTATGAGTGGTTGGAATAGTTTTATGATGCCGAACCAGCAAGAGAAGCTTTCATGCGATTATTTTGTTGGATCCATTTATGATAAAGCCAATGACTTAAAACGACCTGTGATTATCGAAGATTTAGAGGCTATGCCTGATAAGTCGCACATCGAAAAGGAGTTGATTAAGAAAGGCATTAAAAATGTGGCCGTTGCACCAATTATGTATGATAATAATGTGATTGGCATGCTGGAATTAGGCACACCATATGTGGGTAAGTTAAATGCGATCAGTGCTTCAAAAATGGAAGCTGTATTGCCTATGTTCTCGGCCGCAGTGCATAGAGTGTTAGAGGAGATGAAAACCGAAGTTCGGGCGTTAATTCAGGAAGAGTGTACGGCAATCCACCCGAGCGTTGAGTGGCGATTTTTGCAAGAGGGATATGATATTTTAGGCAAAAGAATGTCGGGCAGAAAAGAGGCGTTTGGATCCATTGTTTTTGATAATGTATATCCACTATATGGTATGTCAGATATCAGAAATAGTTCGTTGGAAAGAAATACGGCCATTCAGCAAGACCTAAAACAAAATTTAAACGAAGCCAAGAAGGTATTGAAGGCGATTGCTGAAAAGAAGAATATGCCAATTCTCAGCGAAATAGAATTCCGCATCAATAAAGAAGTTGAGAAGATAGCTAAAGGTCTTAATTCAGGAGATGAATCATCAGTTATTGATTTTCTAAAAAATGAAATTGTACCTGCTTTCGATCATTTTAAAAATGGTGACGAAAGCCTTAATAAAATCATCAATAATTATGAGAACCTTCTCGATCCAACTCTTGGCGTTGTTTATAACAAGAGAAAAGACTTTGAGGAGAGTTTAACTCAGATAAACAAAGTAATATCTGATTATCTGGAAGAGGTTGAATTAGAAGCTCAGAACATTTTCCCTCATTATTTTGAGAAGTATAAGACTGACGGAGTAGAGTATAATATTTACATGGGTCAGTCTATGGTTAATGATAGAGAGTTTAGTCCTTTGTATCTAAATAATTTTAGACTGTGGCAGCTGATTGTGATGTGTGAAATAGCTGCTAAGGTGGAGGGGTTGAAAAGCAATCTGTCAAAACCGTTGGATATAACCCAGCTGATACTTGTTCATGGAGAACCCCTTTCCATTAAATTCAGGAAAGATGAAAAGCACTTTGATGTGGATGGGGCCTATAACATTCGCTATGAAATAGTGAAAAAACGTATAGATAAAGCCTTTATTCTTGATACGGAAGAACGACTTACTCAACCTGGTAAAATTGCCATAGTATATACCCAGCAAAAAGAAAGAGAAGAGTACACACGATACATTCAGTACTTACAGTCTGTAGGTTATTTAAAAGATACTGTAGAGCACCTCGAGCTAGAGGAATTGCAGGGAGCCCATGGCCTGAAGGCGATAAGAGTGGAGGTTAATGGAAAGGCAGAACCTAAGGAGTTTGGTAGCGAGGTTATTCAAAGTGTGCTGGAAGCGATCGAGGCCGAATAA
- a CDS encoding ribbon-helix-helix protein, CopG family — translation MLNVRLDKELEKKLQEYSNETHTSKTDIVKEALALYFSKKEKSKDPFLIGQDLFGVESSGQKNLSSNYKKILKKKLNDKHTH, via the coding sequence ATGTTGAACGTTCGATTAGACAAAGAACTCGAAAAGAAACTCCAGGAATATTCTAACGAAACTCATACTTCTAAAACAGATATCGTTAAGGAGGCTCTAGCACTTTATTTTTCAAAAAAAGAAAAATCAAAGGATCCCTTTTTGATAGGTCAGGACTTGTTCGGAGTAGAATCTAGTGGACAAAAAAATTTATCATCAAATTATAAGAAGATTTTAAAGAAAAAACTCAATGACAAGCACACTCATTGA
- a CDS encoding Cbp1 family collagen-binding glycoprotein adhesin, which yields MKYKLLMSVLVIVAIACGESKEEKEIAALKEKVTSLQSQNTSLRNGDQKLKATLEDYNKFFTEIEKNLAGIDQNKTMVAQLSADMKDKKDVKERIKLRISTIKELVENTRLRILALDRTIAQLRKESGEKSDEIMQMDKQIKGLTKDLIAKDAEIEEMDNSIADLETLYQLEIEKTEELRSILNRAYYIVGTKKELLEKGVITKEGGFIGIGKVKVLNANAPTALFTKIEKDKTSEMMLNAKKAKMITNHADGSFSIAGENGKADKLMISDADEFWKNGNYVVIEVEK from the coding sequence ATGAAATACAAACTATTAATGTCCGTTTTAGTGATAGTAGCTATCGCTTGTGGAGAATCTAAAGAAGAAAAAGAAATTGCTGCCTTAAAAGAGAAGGTAACTTCATTACAAAGCCAGAACACATCCTTGCGTAATGGAGATCAAAAGCTAAAAGCCACATTAGAAGACTACAATAAGTTCTTTACAGAAATTGAAAAAAACTTAGCGGGTATCGATCAAAACAAAACGATGGTTGCTCAGCTTTCTGCCGATATGAAGGATAAGAAAGATGTGAAAGAACGAATTAAATTAAGAATATCTACCATCAAAGAATTAGTTGAAAACACGAGGTTGAGAATTCTTGCTTTAGATAGAACCATCGCACAGTTGAGAAAAGAATCTGGAGAAAAGAGCGATGAGATTATGCAAATGGATAAACAAATTAAAGGTTTAACCAAAGATCTAATCGCTAAAGACGCTGAGATTGAAGAAATGGATAACTCAATTGCTGATTTGGAAACGCTGTATCAATTGGAGATTGAAAAAACGGAAGAACTAAGGTCTATTCTGAATAGAGCGTATTACATTGTTGGCACTAAAAAAGAGCTTCTTGAAAAAGGTGTTATCACTAAAGAAGGTGGATTTATTGGTATTGGTAAAGTAAAAGTATTGAATGCAAATGCACCTACTGCACTATTCACCAAAATAGAAAAAGATAAAACTTCAGAGATGATGTTGAATGCAAAAAAGGCAAAGATGATTACTAATCATGCCGATGGTTCATTTAGCATAGCTGGAGAAAATGGCAAAGCAGATAAATTGATGATCAGTGATGCTGATGAATTCTGGAAAAACGGAAATTACGTGGTAATTGAAGTAGAAAAATAA
- a CDS encoding type II toxin-antitoxin system VapC family toxin, which translates to MTSTLIDAGPLIALFDKSDAFHSRAINFLKEYEGYLITTWPIITEASHMLDFSHKAQLNLLEWIDRGGLQMFELGQNHVRRLIALTNKFNDVPMDLADASLIVAAEQLKIKQVASIDSDFYIYRDIRNEYLTNVFI; encoded by the coding sequence ATGACAAGCACACTCATTGACGCAGGTCCGCTGATTGCGCTTTTCGACAAAAGTGATGCGTTTCATAGTAGAGCAATAAATTTTTTGAAGGAGTATGAAGGTTATTTAATCACTACTTGGCCAATTATTACAGAAGCCTCTCATATGCTTGATTTTAGCCACAAAGCACAACTTAATTTATTGGAATGGATTGATAGAGGCGGTTTGCAAATGTTCGAACTTGGCCAAAATCATGTAAGACGATTAATTGCACTTACCAATAAATTTAATGATGTGCCAATGGACCTTGCGGATGCATCATTGATTGTGGCTGCTGAACAACTTAAAATAAAGCAAGTAGCGAGTATTGATTCAGATTTTTACATCTATCGGGATATTCGTAATGAGTATTTGACTAACGTATTTATTTAG
- the fabF gene encoding beta-ketoacyl-ACP synthase II, with product MSNRRVVITGMGALTPIGNNVQDFWTGLANGVSGAGPITKFDTSLFKTKFACELKNFDLEEHFDKKFIRKNDPFTLYALIASREAMANAGINPETINKNKSGVIWASGNGGITTFETEILEYAKSEIGPRFSPFFIPKILADTPSGAIALEHEFRGINYCTVSACASSTSAIMDAYNYIKWGKADVFIAGGSEAPITQSGIGGFNAMKALSTRNDDPATASRPFDKNRDGFVMGEGAGALVLENLDHALARGARIYGEVVGAGMSNDAYHTTATHPDGLGAKLAMEMALEEAGITIQDIDYANLHATSTPVGDLSELNGLMSLAGDNQLGLQVSATKSMTGHLLGAAGAIEAIATVKALEESVIPPTINTTDIDEAVPKGIDITQHTAIKKEMTYAMSNTFGFGGHNAIAIFKKYVN from the coding sequence ATGAGTAATAGAAGAGTAGTAATTACCGGAATGGGCGCGTTAACACCTATTGGTAATAATGTTCAGGATTTCTGGACCGGATTAGCCAATGGCGTATCCGGAGCAGGGCCTATCACTAAATTTGATACAAGCCTATTCAAGACCAAATTTGCCTGCGAATTAAAAAATTTCGACCTTGAAGAACATTTCGATAAAAAATTTATCCGTAAGAATGACCCATTTACTCTATATGCATTAATCGCTTCAAGAGAAGCCATGGCAAATGCCGGTATAAATCCTGAGACTATCAATAAAAATAAAAGTGGTGTAATTTGGGCGTCAGGTAATGGTGGCATCACTACATTCGAAACGGAAATACTGGAATATGCTAAATCTGAAATTGGGCCAAGATTCTCACCTTTTTTCATTCCTAAAATTTTAGCCGATACACCTTCCGGAGCCATTGCCTTGGAACATGAATTCAGAGGCATTAATTATTGCACTGTTTCTGCATGTGCGTCCTCTACATCAGCGATCATGGATGCCTACAACTACATCAAATGGGGCAAAGCCGATGTGTTTATTGCCGGTGGATCAGAAGCTCCTATCACACAATCGGGTATTGGTGGGTTTAACGCTATGAAAGCATTATCTACAAGAAATGACGACCCCGCCACAGCCTCCAGGCCATTTGATAAGAATCGTGATGGCTTTGTAATGGGAGAAGGAGCTGGTGCGCTCGTTTTAGAAAATTTAGATCATGCTTTGGCCAGAGGTGCTCGCATTTATGGTGAGGTAGTCGGTGCCGGCATGTCTAATGATGCCTATCACACCACAGCTACCCACCCCGATGGGCTTGGCGCTAAGCTAGCCATGGAAATGGCATTAGAAGAAGCAGGGATTACAATTCAGGATATCGATTATGCCAATTTACATGCTACCTCTACACCTGTGGGCGATTTATCTGAGCTTAACGGACTTATGTCTTTGGCAGGAGATAATCAACTAGGCTTACAAGTGAGTGCCACCAAATCGATGACGGGTCATTTATTGGGTGCGGCAGGAGCCATAGAAGCCATTGCTACAGTTAAAGCACTGGAAGAATCAGTTATTCCACCTACAATTAATACTACAGATATCGATGAAGCTGTTCCTAAGGGTATTGATATTACACAGCATACAGCTATTAAAAAAGAAATGACCTATGCAATGAGCAATACGTTTGGTTTTGGCGGCCATAATGCCATAGCCATTTTTAAAAAATATGTAAATTAA
- the prfA gene encoding peptide chain release factor 1 — MIAKLEELKERFVEVGQLMVQPDAMADMKKYSQLSKEYKDLEKVVKEYDHYSEILSNIKSAKDVLKNEKDEEFREMAKLELDELEPQKEEMEEKLKQMLIPKDPNDDKEAILEIRAGTGGDEAAIFAGDLFRMYQRFCEKNGLKLTVLDLTEGTSGGYKEIVSTVTGDNAYGTLKFESGVHRVQRVPQTETQGRVHTSAATVAVLPEMDEVDVEIDMNDVRKDTFCSSGPGGQSVNTTYSAVRLTHAPSGLVVSCQDQKSQIKNFEKALKVLRSRLYEIELAKHNEAVGAQRKSMVGSGDRSDKIRTYNYPQSRVTDHRINYSQHNLPAVMDGEIDEFISQLRIAESAAKMEDGDL; from the coding sequence ATGATCGCAAAACTCGAAGAGTTAAAGGAAAGGTTCGTAGAAGTTGGTCAGCTGATGGTTCAGCCTGATGCTATGGCTGATATGAAAAAATATTCACAGCTAAGCAAAGAATATAAAGACCTGGAAAAGGTCGTTAAAGAATACGATCACTACAGTGAAATTCTATCGAATATAAAAAGTGCCAAGGACGTCTTAAAAAATGAAAAAGACGAAGAGTTCCGCGAAATGGCAAAGTTAGAGTTAGATGAGCTTGAGCCTCAAAAAGAAGAAATGGAGGAAAAGCTTAAGCAAATGCTTATTCCTAAAGACCCTAATGATGATAAGGAAGCCATTCTTGAAATAAGAGCCGGTACTGGTGGTGATGAAGCCGCAATTTTTGCCGGTGATCTTTTCAGAATGTATCAGCGCTTTTGTGAAAAAAATGGCTTGAAACTTACGGTGCTTGATTTAACAGAAGGAACCAGTGGTGGCTATAAAGAAATTGTGAGCACCGTAACGGGCGACAATGCCTATGGTACTTTAAAATTTGAATCAGGCGTACACCGTGTACAACGTGTACCTCAAACGGAAACTCAAGGTAGAGTCCATACGTCAGCCGCTACAGTGGCTGTACTTCCTGAAATGGATGAAGTGGATGTTGAAATTGATATGAACGATGTACGAAAAGATACATTCTGTTCTTCTGGTCCGGGTGGTCAGTCGGTAAACACTACTTATTCCGCTGTACGATTAACGCATGCGCCTAGTGGATTGGTAGTTTCTTGCCAGGATCAGAAATCGCAGATTAAAAACTTTGAAAAGGCATTGAAGGTATTACGTTCACGTTTGTATGAAATAGAACTTGCCAAACACAACGAGGCCGTTGGTGCGCAAAGAAAATCGATGGTAGGTAGCGGTGACCGTTCCGATAAAATCAGAACCTACAATTACCCACAAAGCCGCGTAACTGATCATAGGATTAATTATAGCCAGCACAACTTGCCTGCAGTAATGGATGGCGAAATTGATGAATTCATCAGTCAATTACGTATTGCTGAAAGTGCTGCTAAAATGGAAGATGGGGATTTATAG
- a CDS encoding right-handed parallel beta-helix repeat-containing protein, producing MRYILLLFVVLAFACQPEEEKFTSDASAKLRFSADTVLFDTVFTSLGSVTKRFRAYNDSKNAVNISSVSLANGPNSQFSIFVNGLAGPSLENIRILGGDSILILAEVTINPQDEDLPFIVTDQIQFNTNGNAQDVDLVAWGQDANFLRDSVLMCNTTWTAERPYVIYNSVLVNEGCQLTIEPGTKVYSHNGSFIFIAGTLSAIGTADERITFINDRFDESFKNAPGQWGGLIFLQGSDNNQINYADIRNANVGIYLGTPDDDTDPDLILSNTRIENMGGNSVVPSIDSLVQPGYGILAISSDLQATNVLVNNCQINTLANIAGGNYDYRHCTFGNFSFDFFRRDPSVVFSNNLVLGDNSLLVSDLSVTMSNSIVWGSLREELLTSNAEEAGYSLTLSNNILRTQTEALASANIVEDPKFLDPAEYDYSLDTLSPAKDTGLDFGITTDLEGKMRDSQPDIGAFERIE from the coding sequence ATGAGATATATTCTCCTCCTATTTGTTGTACTCGCATTCGCCTGCCAGCCCGAAGAAGAAAAGTTTACTTCAGATGCATCTGCTAAACTTAGATTTTCAGCGGATACCGTTTTATTTGATACAGTTTTCACCTCTCTAGGCAGTGTCACCAAACGATTCAGGGCGTATAACGACTCTAAAAATGCGGTAAACATAAGTAGTGTCTCTTTAGCCAATGGACCCAACTCACAGTTTTCAATATTCGTAAATGGGTTGGCCGGACCGTCACTGGAAAACATTCGAATTTTGGGTGGTGACAGTATTTTAATTCTGGCAGAAGTAACCATTAATCCACAAGATGAAGACTTACCCTTTATCGTTACTGATCAAATTCAATTTAACACTAATGGCAATGCTCAGGATGTAGATTTAGTAGCCTGGGGACAAGATGCCAATTTTTTACGCGATTCTGTTTTAATGTGTAACACCACCTGGACAGCAGAGCGGCCTTATGTTATCTATAATTCTGTTTTGGTTAACGAAGGCTGCCAATTAACAATTGAACCCGGCACTAAAGTTTATAGCCACAATGGCTCGTTTATATTTATTGCAGGTACCTTATCCGCAATAGGAACTGCCGATGAAAGAATCACATTTATTAACGATCGATTTGATGAAAGTTTTAAAAATGCTCCGGGTCAGTGGGGCGGCCTCATCTTTCTGCAAGGCAGTGATAATAATCAAATAAATTACGCTGACATCAGAAATGCCAATGTAGGTATTTACTTGGGTACACCCGATGATGATACTGACCCAGACCTCATTCTATCGAACACTAGAATCGAAAATATGGGTGGAAATTCTGTGGTTCCATCTATCGATAGCCTTGTACAACCGGGTTATGGCATATTGGCCATTAGTTCCGATTTACAAGCAACCAACGTGCTTGTTAATAACTGCCAAATAAATACACTCGCAAACATTGCTGGCGGTAATTATGACTATCGCCATTGTACTTTTGGCAATTTTAGTTTCGATTTCTTTAGAAGAGACCCTTCTGTGGTGTTCTCGAATAACCTGGTGCTGGGTGATAATTCACTATTAGTGAGCGACCTTTCCGTAACTATGTCAAACAGTATTGTTTGGGGAAGTTTAAGAGAAGAATTGTTAACAAGTAATGCCGAGGAAGCTGGTTATTCACTTACTCTATCGAATAACATACTACGAACTCAAACAGAGGCGTTAGCCTCGGCCAATATAGTAGAAGACCCTAAGTTTCTTGATCCGGCAGAGTATGACTATTCATTAGACACCCTTTCGCCTGCCAAAGATACCGGACTCGATTTTGGCATTACCACAGATTTGGAAGGCAAAATGCGCGATAGCCAACCAGACATAGGTGCTTTTGAGCGCATAGAATAG
- a CDS encoding TetR/AcrR family transcriptional regulator, whose translation MSTKSTIINLADRLIRKNGYHAFSYADIASRLKIKNAAVHYHFPTKGDLGAAVIDKSRSQFQESIKQWGVDSPKTQLENFLNIYSSIGSQHLVCFMGALGPSFDSLPVVMQESLTKASNEIRVWLQNILSQGKQEGSLHFIEPVEERADLIVTSLLASLILNKVSGEDILKNTSNSIKKHLI comes from the coding sequence GTGAGTACAAAAAGCACGATCATTAATCTTGCCGACCGGTTAATTCGCAAAAATGGTTACCATGCGTTTAGCTATGCCGATATTGCCAGCCGCTTAAAAATTAAGAATGCAGCCGTGCATTATCATTTCCCTACCAAGGGAGATTTAGGCGCTGCTGTGATCGACAAATCACGATCTCAATTTCAAGAGTCAATCAAACAATGGGGTGTTGATAGCCCTAAAACTCAATTGGAAAACTTTCTTAACATTTATTCATCCATTGGCAGTCAGCACTTAGTTTGTTTCATGGGTGCATTGGGGCCTTCTTTTGATTCTTTACCGGTAGTAATGCAAGAATCGTTAACCAAAGCAAGTAATGAGATCAGGGTTTGGCTGCAAAACATTCTTTCACAAGGTAAGCAAGAGGGGTCTCTTCATTTCATCGAACCTGTGGAAGAGCGGGCAGATTTAATCGTCACTTCACTCTTGGCATCCCTAATTCTGAATAAAGTTTCAGGCGAAGACATTTTAAAAAACACATCTAACAGCATTAAAAAACATTTAATATGA
- a CDS encoding RidA family protein has protein sequence MSIKILFTTLTVLSAVQLFAQTPEEKIKELGYELFQPHKPIANYVKAVRTGNLVFLAGHGPGRADGTNVKGRLGEDLSIEQGYEAAQISAIALLSSLKAEIGDLNKVKRIVKVTGMVNSTADFYDQPKVINGCSDLLVKIFGEKGKHVRAAVGMVSLPNNIAVEIEMIVEVEE, from the coding sequence ATGTCTATAAAAATACTATTTACTACACTAACTGTATTGTCAGCTGTACAACTATTTGCGCAAACCCCGGAAGAAAAAATTAAAGAATTAGGCTATGAGCTATTTCAGCCACATAAACCAATAGCCAATTATGTAAAGGCCGTAAGGACAGGAAATCTTGTTTTTCTGGCGGGGCACGGTCCGGGTAGAGCCGATGGCACCAATGTGAAAGGCAGGTTAGGCGAAGATCTATCAATAGAGCAAGGCTATGAAGCCGCGCAAATTTCAGCTATTGCTTTGCTCTCTTCTCTTAAAGCAGAGATTGGAGATTTAAATAAAGTAAAAAGAATTGTAAAAGTGACCGGCATGGTTAATTCTACTGCTGATTTTTATGATCAACCCAAGGTGATTAACGGCTGCTCAGATTTGTTGGTAAAAATTTTTGGTGAGAAAGGTAAGCATGTAAGGGCGGCTGTGGGCATGGTTTCTTTACCAAATAATATTGCTGTAGAAATAGAAATGATTGTGGAGGTTGAAGAATAG
- a CDS encoding TfoX/Sxy family protein, which translates to MAYDEHLAERIRTYFNQEKVSFEEKKMMGGLCFMVDDKMCAGVVKNELMARVDPEIYDEVLNDKGSREMDFTGRAMRGFLFIQPEGVDMEKDLEYWLNLCLEFNPKAKSSKKKG; encoded by the coding sequence ATGGCCTATGACGAGCATTTAGCAGAGCGCATTCGTACCTATTTCAATCAAGAGAAAGTTTCTTTCGAGGAAAAGAAAATGATGGGTGGGCTTTGCTTTATGGTAGATGATAAAATGTGTGCCGGTGTTGTTAAAAATGAATTGATGGCCCGCGTTGATCCTGAAATTTATGATGAAGTGTTGAACGACAAAGGAAGCCGGGAAATGGATTTTACCGGTAGAGCCATGCGAGGCTTTCTCTTTATCCAACCAGAAGGTGTAGATATGGAAAAGGATCTGGAATATTGGCTGAATCTATGCCTGGAATTCAATCCAAAGGCTAAATCGAGTAAAAAGAAAGGCTAA
- a CDS encoding DNA-3-methyladenine glycosylase I, which yields MNRCDWAEGQFEEYVKYHDEEWGVPVHDDQTHFEFLILEGAQAGLSWATVLKKRDGYRRAFANFDPKKVAKYDEDKIQELINNPEIIRNKLKIRGAVNNAQKFLEVQAEFGTFDKYIWQFVGGKPIVNHWRVMKDCPATTKESNALSKDLKKRGFKFVGSTVIYAHMQACGLVNDHLTTCFRHSQV from the coding sequence ATGAACCGTTGCGACTGGGCGGAAGGCCAATTTGAAGAATATGTAAAATATCATGATGAAGAATGGGGCGTGCCTGTACATGATGATCAAACGCACTTTGAATTCCTCATTTTGGAAGGTGCACAAGCCGGCTTGAGCTGGGCTACAGTGCTAAAAAAACGTGATGGTTACCGAAGAGCTTTTGCCAACTTCGACCCCAAAAAAGTAGCGAAGTATGATGAAGATAAAATTCAGGAATTAATTAATAACCCTGAGATCATACGTAATAAGCTAAAAATTAGAGGTGCCGTAAACAATGCTCAGAAGTTTTTAGAAGTGCAGGCAGAATTCGGAACGTTTGACAAATACATCTGGCAATTTGTTGGCGGTAAGCCTATCGTTAACCATTGGAGGGTAATGAAGGACTGCCCTGCGACTACAAAAGAATCTAATGCGCTAAGTAAAGACTTGAAAAAGCGAGGCTTTAAGTTTGTGGGCAGCACAGTTATTTATGCTCACATGCAAGCCTGTGGTTTGGTGAACGATCACCTCACAACCTGTTTCAGACACAGCCAGGTTTAA